The DNA sequence GCCGACATAGCCGGTTGTCTGGTGGTATTTCTTCGTGCGGTTTTGGTAGATGACTTCACGGACCAGCGCCATCAATTGCTCGTCTTCCGCTTTGTCCTCGCCTACGATCCTTCTTGCTTTTGCGGTCCGTCCGACTATTTTTCCGCCGTTTTCGACCAACACTTTGGCATCTTCAGGCAGGCCCAATTTTTCCGTCTCTTTGATGGGAAGGTCGGTTACGATGACCCCCGGGGATGCTTTAGCCAACTCATAGGCTTCGGCAAGTGTCGTCACTTCATGCATATTGCTGCCGTAGAAAGCAGTTTCGACTGTCGTGCGTAATTTGGTTAACAATGGATTGGATTTCTTCAAAGCAGATCTTTGGTACATTTCAATAGTTGCCATATGCGACCTCCGTACTTTTTATGCTCTCATTATAGTATGCTTTTCTGTATTTGTGCCGATATTGAGGTGTACTTATGATGTGCTTGATATTTTGAACACTAAAAAAACACTCGCTTGATATAGTAGACTTTTTTGCATCCGACAAGTGTTTTTTCTCTGTACTATATTTGGGAGTACACAAAAGAAACACCACATCCCGAAAGCTTAATGCTACTATAGAACCAACTAAACAAGTAATAACGGAGGAATGAATAGTGCTTACCGTAGCCGAAGCAGTCAAAATACTCAGCAAAAAAAACATCACCCATTCAGAAGAGATGGTCCGCAGATGGATCCGCAAAGGAAAAATCAAGGATGCAGTGAAATTCAGCAATAAAGAGGGTTGGTTGATCCCTGAAGATTCATTGGAAGAAGTCATCGCAGCCAAAACCTATATGAACAGCGGCATCAAATCGACTAAGGAATACCGCAAAGGATACCAGGATGCCTTGGCCTACATCAAGGAACGGGATTACGAGCTCATCAAACAATCCCCACCCGTTTATGAGAAAGAATTCACGATTTATCGGGAAGATGCCTTGGACTTGGCGGAGAACATGCTGCCGGAAGAACAGTTGGTCAATCCTTTCAAAAAATTTGTGGACGATACACTGTTCAAGTGCAGCAACGCAGAACCGCTGTCCTCCATCGTCGTGAAGGTATTGAACAATTGGGTGCTCGTGGAAGATACAAACGACATCTACAATATCGCAAAACTGCCGAATCTGAACGTGACGCTCGAAGATCACCTGACGCGCGCCCTCTTGCGGGATCAGTTCAACACATTCAAAAGAACTGGCTTGGCAATCTGAGTTTAGTTCCAGGAGAAGTTGTCCGTTTCCCCGCCAAAAGCGCTTTGGCGGGGAATTCCGCCACGAACTTGAACCCCAGATCAAACAATCATAGTACCAAACCACAAAAACCATGGAGCTCTCTCGAAAACGAGACAGCTCCATGGTTTTTTCTTAATATGTTCTGTATCGCGACTCCGCAGAACCGACTGCTTATTTAGATTTCCGAAAGTCTGTCCTTCACGCTCTCGTATTCTTCCAGCGTGATGAGGCCTTCCGCCAATATTTCTTTTAAGCAGTGGATTTCCGCATCCAGGTAATCTGGCAAAACGGGTTGCGGACTTTCTAAGGAAGTTTCATTTTCGTCCGGACGCAAGCCTTGGATCTTATCCAAGACGACATGGAAATGAGGCTCTTTCTTTGCAGCAGAGTTGGTGGACATTTCCACGAACCAGCCATCAAACTTCATCCTCAATTCCTCTTTTCGCATCTGCGTGTACTGGATGCTGAACACATCCTCTTTATGCCTGTCTTCAGTCCTCGCTTTGGATTTGATCAAGTATATTTTTTCGTCGGTCACCAACACATATTTTCTCGGATTCTCTTTCATCCCGAAATGAAGATATTCCTCTTCAGAACAATACTGCTCAGCTAATTGCAGAATAACATCTTGGCACGTTACGGACACAACTGTCTTCTCACCAATCTTCACCATGTTACCACCCCTTCTGCTTAATCCCCCGGAATCATCCAATCACGCATTTGTTCGGCCTATAGTCTACGCGAATCGCTATTTACGGCTGAAATACTATACTTCTATTATCGCATCTGGAGCAGCAAAAGTGCTGTTCTTCCGGTGTGCTTCTGCAAGTATTCCCGCCGCGGAACACTCCTCCCTGAATCCAAAAAACAGTAGCGCAGAGGACCGGAAAAGGACCTTCGCGCTACTGTTTTATTTATGATTTTTCGTGCCTGCATCGTTGGGATTCAAGATATGGAAAGACGATCTGCGCTTTCACAGAACATCTTCCGCCGGCTCATTTCTGCTATGACTGCGGTCAAAAATTCCAAGCGTTGCACAATGGAATCCAGTTCCACGTATTCATGATCCGTATGGAAACCGCCACCAATCAGACCGATGCTGCAGACTGTGGGAACCCCTACACTGGTCGTCAAGTTGGCATCAGATACGCCTCCCGATTTCTTGAACGAAACAAACGTGTCCATTTGCTTGCCGACATCCTCGAAGACGCTCCGCAACGCTTTCGCTCCGGGAACGTCGACCATAGGCGGTCGCTTGCCGATGACTTCGATGTCGATGCCGATCTCCATTTCGGCGGCATGAGCCTGCAGTTCCTCCAGCATATCAAAGAAGGCCGTGACGTCCGTGGGATTTGAGTACCGGTAGTCCAATTCCATCTGGGCATGCTCGGGGACGACATTCGGCACGCTGCCGCCCTGGATCGTGCCCGCATTGACCGACACACCGGCATCATAATCGATCAAAGTATTCATGCGAACAATCCAGTAAGCCAGTTCGTTGATGGCGCTGCGCCCTTCCTGAGGGGCATCGCCGGCGTGGGAGGGCCGGCCTTTGAAATGGATCTTCAATTTTTCGATGCCTTTTCTTTCCTTGATCATCGTACCGTCCGCTGCACTGGGCTCCATGACGAAGGCGTACTTGGCCCTTTTCGCTTTCTCGATGATCACTTCGCGGGAATAAAAGGAGCTGATCTCCTCATCCGGATTGTGGATCACACAGATATTCAGGCTTCGCTTCAGTTCCTCGGGCAAGTTTTCCAGCAAATAGGCCGTCAACAGGCTGCAGCCTTTCATATCATAGACACCAGGCCCGTAGAGCCGCTTTCCTTCTATCGTGAAAGGCCGTCTGCTCGCTTCTCCATCCAGAAACACAGTATCCGTGTGGCCGATGAAAAGCAGATCGATCGGTTCGTCCGGCGCATTCGTCGCCACCAGAACCGGTCCAACCTCCGGACCGACCGAAACCAGCTCGGTCAGAAAACCTTGTTGCCTATATTTCTCTTCCAAAAACGCCGCCACTTTTCGTGTGCCCGCAGGATTTCTGCTGCCACTGTCGATATTGACGATCGTCTCCAATTCACGTAAATACTGATTCCTATCAAATCTCATGGCCATTCCCCCTTGGCGAAATTATAGCATCCACCCTAGCTTAAAATATACTATTTTTTTCAAGCGCTCTCAAATTAACCCTGACATCGGTTGTCGCTATACCTGACGAAACCAGATCCAATCGCATATTTGCAGACAAATACCGAAATAATTCTTCCGTATCCCCTATCCATTTCTAAGCTATTTTGACTTTTCGAGGTATATCCTTTTACATCTATTGCTGACTGCTCTAAACTGGATAATAGTAAACGTTATCATATCAGGAGGTTATTGAATGGCAAACAAAGATGTATTCACTTTTTACAATGGGGTTTCGATTCCCTACATCGGTTTCGGCACATGGCAAATCCCCAACGAAGAAGCCTATGAAGCGGTGACGATGGCTTTGAAGAATGGTTATACGCACATAGATACGGCACATGCCTATCACAATGAAGAAAATGTTGGAAAAGCGATCCGCGATTTCGGTATTGCCCGCGAAGAAGTGTTCGTGACCAGCAAGCTGCCCGCACAAATAAAAGATTTCGACGGCGCGCTGCAGCATTTCGAGGAAACCATGAACAATCTCGGCTTGGATTATTTGGACCTTTACCTGATTCATGCGCCCTGGCCATGGGACGAAATCGGCAAGGACTGCACCGAAGGCAACATCCAAGTTTGGAAAGCCATGGAACAGCTCTATGACGAAGGCCGAATCCGCGCCATCGGGGTTTCGAACTTCTCCATCAAAGACTTGCAAGCGATCCTGGACAATTGCGACATCGTACCGATGGCGAACCAGATCCCTTTCTACATCGGCCGCGACCAGAAGGACTTGCTGACTTTCTGCAAGACACACAAAATCGTCGTCGAAGCCTATTCACCTTTAGCTACCGGCGCTATTCTGGATAGCCCGGAAATCAAGCAGATGGCTGAAAAATACGGCGTGACGCCGGCGCAATTATCCATCCGTTATTGCCTGGAGAAGGATACCCTGCCTTTGCCGAAGTCCACGCATGAAGCGCGCATCATCGAGAATGCGCAGCTTGATTTCACCATTTCGCCGGAAGATGTGGCGATTCTGGATGCCCTGAAAGATGTCCGCGCAAACTAAATAATTAACAAAAAAATCCTTGAAATGGGCATGAACGTCCATTTCAAGGATTTTTCTGTTTTTACAGATGATAATTTTGCGGCAAGGCATAAGACCGAAGAAGACTAACCCCGATCAATTTCAGATACTAGCAATATGAGTGCGCTGCTCCGGTGAGGCGTACGCCCACCGAAGTTCTTCGGTAACTTTCAGCCGCAACTCCGGAGAGGCTGCGCTCGTCGGAGGACGCAAACGGAATGTTGGCCAAACTACTTCGAAGGCATCGCTCCCCGGAGCTGGGGCCTCAGCTGGCCTCAGAACCTTCGCAAAGAAAGTTACCAGACAAGCAGAAAAAACCATGGGCCACCTCAACGAGGCTGCCCATGGTATCTTTCATTTTCTTTCTCCTCAGACCATGCCTTCTATCCCTGTTTCGATGATTTCCATCTGCAGCAGGGTTTCCTCATCCTTGGTGACTTTTTCCGCACCGTTCACGATTGCGTTGTACAGGTCATCATAGACTCTGGCGTAATCGCCTTTTTCGGAGACCACTTTCTCTTCATGGTAGACGCCCTCATCATCCATATACGTCAGAACCCCGTAATGTTCCGGCAGATCGACACCGAAATCGGAATTGTTCGGCATGTGGAACAGCTTCAGGTGCTCTTCTTGACGGTCCCGGGTCTGTTTCACGAACATACCCTTTTTGCCGTAAGCGACAAAGCTCGGACGTTCCTTCAGCCTGAAGAAGCTGGATTTGATGGAAACCTTCAGATTCTGATAGTGGAAATCCAAATCGAAGTAATCGTTCATGCGGCCTGGTCCCAATAATTGCCGCACATCGTAGTGGATCCTGTCCGGCTTGCCGAAATAGGAAAGGACCTGATCGATGGTGTGGCTGCCGATTCCGTACAGGTAGCTGGTATCCTTGGTGAAACTGTCGATCGACAAGGGAATTTCCGGGCGATAGTAATCGATGGCTATCTCGACTTCCAACAGATCGCCTAATTTGCCGCTTTCGATGATTTTCTGCGTCGTCAGGAAGTCCGAATCGTAGCGTCTGTTCTGGTAACACTGGACCAGCAAGCCCTTTTCTTTCGCGTAGGCAAAAATGGCGGCCGCTTCTTCGGAAGTTGCCATGAACGGTTTTTCGACCAGCACATTTTTGCCATGGTCCAACGCCTGTTTGGCGAACTCGTAGTG is a window from the uncultured Trichococcus sp. genome containing:
- a CDS encoding helix-turn-helix domain-containing protein; the protein is MLTVAEAVKILSKKNITHSEEMVRRWIRKGKIKDAVKFSNKEGWLIPEDSLEEVIAAKTYMNSGIKSTKEYRKGYQDALAYIKERDYELIKQSPPVYEKEFTIYREDALDLAENMLPEEQLVNPFKKFVDDTLFKCSNAEPLSSIVVKVLNNWVLVEDTNDIYNIAKLPNLNVTLEDHLTRALLRDQFNTFKRTGLAI
- a CDS encoding M20 family metallopeptidase: MRFDRNQYLRELETIVNIDSGSRNPAGTRKVAAFLEEKYRQQGFLTELVSVGPEVGPVLVATNAPDEPIDLLFIGHTDTVFLDGEASRRPFTIEGKRLYGPGVYDMKGCSLLTAYLLENLPEELKRSLNICVIHNPDEEISSFYSREVIIEKAKRAKYAFVMEPSAADGTMIKERKGIEKLKIHFKGRPSHAGDAPQEGRSAINELAYWIVRMNTLIDYDAGVSVNAGTIQGGSVPNVVPEHAQMELDYRYSNPTDVTAFFDMLEELQAHAAEMEIGIDIEVIGKRPPMVDVPGAKALRSVFEDVGKQMDTFVSFKKSGGVSDANLTTSVGVPTVCSIGLIGGGFHTDHEYVELDSIVQRLEFLTAVIAEMSRRKMFCESADRLSIS
- a CDS encoding aldo/keto reductase; protein product: MANKDVFTFYNGVSIPYIGFGTWQIPNEEAYEAVTMALKNGYTHIDTAHAYHNEENVGKAIRDFGIAREEVFVTSKLPAQIKDFDGALQHFEETMNNLGLDYLDLYLIHAPWPWDEIGKDCTEGNIQVWKAMEQLYDEGRIRAIGVSNFSIKDLQAILDNCDIVPMANQIPFYIGRDQKDLLTFCKTHKIVVEAYSPLATGAILDSPEIKQMAEKYGVTPAQLSIRYCLEKDTLPLPKSTHEARIIENAQLDFTISPEDVAILDALKDVRAN
- a CDS encoding Gfo/Idh/MocA family oxidoreductase, whose translation is MLTIGYIGNGKSTNRYHLPFSLSRSNIKVKTIYSRNPEKSDWETIEGIHYTGNIADVLEDDDIQLVVVCTHTNSHYEFAKQALDHGKNVLVEKPFMATSEEAAAIFAYAKEKGLLVQCYQNRRYDSDFLTTQKIIESGKLGDLLEVEIAIDYYRPEIPLSIDSFTKDTSYLYGIGSHTIDQVLSYFGKPDRIHYDVRQLLGPGRMNDYFDLDFHYQNLKVSIKSSFFRLKERPSFVAYGKKGMFVKQTRDRQEEHLKLFHMPNNSDFGVDLPEHYGVLTYMDDEGVYHEEKVVSEKGDYARVYDDLYNAIVNGAEKVTKDEETLLQMEIIETGIEGMV